One genomic segment of Desulfomicrobium sp. ZS1 includes these proteins:
- a CDS encoding class I SAM-dependent methyltransferase: MHWNRESAARYDKWAGSMRGSFALQQEEKLLQSVIAPWPRRKQKLIDIGCGTGTFLEFFWSCGFDLTGMDKSPDMLAQAREKIGHRADLHLGSAEHLPFEDREFDYASLMTVLEFVEDPGLALREAARVARKGLLISFLNRTSLFRLSVRLGKKKSSLSEARWFTWPEMRALILKNLSPGGIEARSILLGPPCTWNFAPVIRYLNSIPVFPWMGGFTAVRVDLTAPRAQTPLMAWNTEPTT, encoded by the coding sequence ATGCATTGGAACCGGGAAAGCGCAGCCCGTTATGACAAATGGGCCGGGAGCATGCGGGGAAGCTTCGCTCTGCAGCAGGAGGAAAAACTGCTGCAGAGCGTTATCGCGCCGTGGCCCAGGCGCAAGCAGAAGCTCATAGACATTGGTTGCGGAACGGGAACATTTCTGGAGTTTTTCTGGTCCTGCGGGTTCGACCTGACGGGCATGGATAAAAGCCCGGATATGCTGGCCCAGGCCCGGGAGAAGATAGGCCATCGCGCCGACCTGCATCTCGGAAGCGCGGAGCATCTGCCTTTCGAGGATCGCGAATTCGACTACGCCTCACTCATGACGGTGCTCGAATTCGTGGAAGATCCGGGTCTGGCCCTGCGTGAAGCGGCGCGTGTGGCGCGCAAGGGGCTGCTCATCAGTTTTTTGAACCGGACGTCTTTGTTCAGGCTGTCCGTACGGCTGGGGAAAAAGAAATCCTCACTGAGCGAGGCGCGCTGGTTCACTTGGCCCGAAATGCGCGCACTGATCCTGAAAAATCTTTCTCCGGGCGGCATCGAAGCCAGGTCCATTCTACTTGGCCCGCCCTGCACCTGGAATTTTGCCCCGGTCATCCGCTATCTGAACAGCATTCCGGTCTTTCCGTGGATGGGGGGCTTCACGGCGGTGCGCGTCGACCTGACCGCTCCCCGTGCCCAGACGCCTCTCATGGCCTGGAATACCGAGCCTACAACGTAA